A window of Candidatus Methylomirabilota bacterium genomic DNA:
CTCTCACCGACCCGCGGCCTCCACGAGGTGGAAGGGCTGTCCCCCATGGATGATCCTGGGGAAGCCCAGGCCGAGATCGAACAATCTCGGGAACCGCTGATGATCGTCGGGCACCTGCCTCATCTCAGCCGCCTCGCCTCGGCCCTCCTGCGCGGCGATCCCGAGTCAGAGATCATCCAGTTCAAGGCAGGGGCAATCGCCTGTCTCGCATGGGTCGATGGGGGCTTCCGGCTGGAGTGGGTCCTGACCCCAGACCTCGCTATGTAGCAGTAGTACTCTTACCGCCGATAAAAAAGGCCGAGCGCCCTGGTTGAGCGTTCGGCCTAGACTTTTGAGTGAGGAATCCGATGGTCCGCGGCTAGGTCATTCCAGCCAACCTGCGCAGGACGTAGTGCAGGATTCCGCCGTGACGGTAGTAGAGGATCTCTTGTGGCGTGTCGATCCGGACGGTGGCGGTAAAGCTGAACTTGCTCCCATCTGGGCGTTTCCCCCGGACGGTCACGTCGCGTCCGCCTTTGAAGCCGCTTTCGATCCGTTCGACCAGGTCGACGATATCCAACAGCTCGTAGCCGCTCAGTCCCAGACTCTTGATCGACTCACCCGACTTGAACTCGAGGGGCACGATTCCCATACCCACCAGGTTGCTGCGGTGAATGCGCTCGTAGCTCTCCGCAATGACCGCCCGGACCCCCAGCAGCCGGGGTCCCTTGGCTGCCCAGTCCCGCGATGAGCCAGAACCGTATTCCTTCCCCGCCAAGACGACCAAGGGTACCCCTTCCTTGTGATACTTCATCGCCGCGTCGAAGATCGGCATCTGCTCTCCATCCGGCAGATGCAGGGTTACCCCGCCCTCCACTCCGGGCACGAGCTGGTTCTTGAGCCGCACGTTGGCGAACGTCCCGCGCATCATCACCTCGTGATTTCCACGGCGCGACCCGTAGGTATTGAAATCCGAGGGGGTCACCCCCTCCGCCTGCAGGTAACGGCCCGAGGGACTATCCGGATGGATCGAACCGGCTGGCGAAATGTGGTCCGTGGTGATGCTGTCGCCGAAGACGGCGAGGACCCGGGCCCCGAGGATGTCCGCGACGGACGGGGGAGTGACCGGCATGTCGACGAAGTAGGGTGGATGCTTCACGTACGTGGAGGTCTCATCCCAGGCGTAGGTATCGCCCTCGGGCACCGGGAGCTTTTGCCAGCGCTCTTCCCCGGTAAAGACATCCTCGTAAGTCTTCCGGAACATCTCGGACTGTACCCCGGTCCGGATCGCGTCGGCCACCTCTTGCTGTGTGGGCCAGATATCCCGCAGGAAGACCGGCTCGCCGTCCTTGCCGCGACCTAGGGGCTCCTCAGCCAGGTTCATATCGACGCGTCCCGCCAGGGCGTAGGCCACGACGAGGGGCGG
This region includes:
- the sixA gene encoding phosphohistidine phosphatase SixA, with the translated sequence MHCYLVRHGEAKSEREDPARPLSDHGREEVTRVARHVGAMGLQIAEIRHSGKLRARQTAEILAEHLSPTRGLHEVEGLSPMDDPGEAQAEIEQSREPLMIVGHLPHLSRLASALLRGDPESEIIQFKAGAIACLAWVDGGFRLEWVLTPDLAM